AAGTGCTTTGGGATGACCTTGGGCAGGATATCCAGAAGACTGCCCTGTCACAAACAGGGAGAGGGAACCTGGAAGAAATCATAGTTCCTGTCTCTCCAAAGTCAAGAAGAGttcatatacagtaaattcacgaatacaagccgcactgaatataagccgcatctctgggtgttggcaaatatttcggtttttgtccataaataagccgcacccaaatataagccgctttgtcgttcgcagcgaggacccgcgtgcaattattaacagaaccgcgggagggcggggtttactggctgagctaaggctgtgcaggctcggcccgctaggggctgctgacagggccaggtggcccagcctggtgctgccgctcggggccggccgccgctgccactgggctccgtcaccccgggtcggcgctgccccgcggtggcaggcagggacggagcttcccctgctcctacggcagcggcggcgggcggggacggagctttcccgcgcccgtggcgccggcggcgggcagggacggagtttccccgctcctgccgcggcggcggcgggcggggacaaagcaccccgtcggctccccgggccacagcaatggcttccgcggggctcccgtcggctccccgagccgcagcaatggcggcgcgggcttcccccccctccccgggccgcggtaggggcggcccgggtcccccctctcctccccgggccgcggcaatggcggcgccgggcccccccccgtctctcccctgggctgtggcagaggaggaaagagagctctcctgcctctctccccgccccccgtgctgcctacacggagccaggctccacccgcggtgcaacagagtagcgatttgtaacaatcgcaaaatgccgactttgcagcagctcggctcagcactctggcaggcacttctgaggttgtattagccgctcctgattattagccgcatttccggtttaggagcaaaatcttagtcaaattggtgcggcttgtattcgtgaaattactgtacttgtttctGCACTCAGCTGCTTCGGTTAGTCTCTGAAGAGGTTTTGGGGCCTAAATGTGTCTCATTTTTCATAGGAAACGTTTGAAGGCAAAGAACTTGATGTACATTAAGCAGATCCTGTATTTACTGGAGCGGTTTGTGGCCATGCTGGGAGGTAAGAAAACCTCTTTTCTCTCCAGGGATACTGATAAATTCCGTTAGTGCttcctcaggacactgtcccccttcctcctctgcagagaCTGCAGGAAAGTGTTGCTCATGTATAGGTTCAGATGCCTAGAATAGTTTTATTTCTCAGGCTGATTTGTATGTGGGGAAGTTGACTGGTGTCTACTTGAACCCTTCTCTTTGTTTGACTAGCTGAGGAGCAGCAAGTGACATTGTAAGATGATAGAGGcagtttccttctctttctgtgtGATTTTGAGATCCAGTTGGAGTGGGGATATAATGTAAGATGCTAAGTGAAGAATACAGCAGATGTATAACAGATGCATAACAGTGTGGCAAAAAGAACTGCATGAAATTAATCTCTAGGTCACCTGGTTGTAAGACCTCTCTGTATGTCAACGTGTGTCTGCAGAGTGAATCTTTCCTGACTGGTGCCTTTCCTTTGtaagaaaatagtattttgcCTTGATTTTAGGTCCACAGGAATTTGCAGggctccttttctccagtgaTCTGTTTGCTAGACCTTAGTGTGTCTGGAGGAGGGAATGTCCTAAGTTCATATAGAACTTCTTCCATGCCAGGGAAATGCAGCCctgtgggacaggggctgcagaAGTGAGATGTGAGGCAGGTGTTAAACACTGGGACATAAAATGCAGTGAGTGGCAGCAATTAATCCTGTCCTGGATGTTGGGCTCTGGGCATGTAGGTGTCCTGCTCCCAGTTGCCTGCCAGCCTCTGTTCTTctcagctccttgctgctgcaTTGAGGAGGGGTGAGGGATGTGTTGCAGTCCCTTCCCTTTGTCTTTGAAGCATGGTGACTACAAAGGGTGTGAATATTTCTGATCACTCACCCTACCTGCTGCTTCCTGCCACTTCCTGCGTGAAGGAATGTAGGTGGTGTTCTTTAGGATGCAGCAGATGTTCTGCAATGTAGGGCTACTCTACAGTGCAGATAAAAACTGAGTGGAGCTCATGTTTTGCCTGTATAGCTAGGTTTTGCAGATATGTAgttactttttgggtttttttgtgcactGTACCTATCAACCTCAGGCTTTAGTTTTCTGCTTAATTTTGAGATAGATTAAAGCCTTCCTTGAATTGGTTTCATGCTTTACAGGTAATGTGAACCAGAATCCTGGATGTCAGGCAGTTTCCCAAACAGGTAAGACTGTAGTGAGCTCCTGGGGTATGGAGCTATCAGTCAGGGACACGGGTGTGGCAGTAAGGGGCGCAGGCCCAGCAACAgctaataatttcttttccccttttccctcttttctttcagggACAGTACTAAAAACCATCAATGACTTCCTATTTCAGAGCCAGACTGACAATATCAACCTCTTCAAGGTAATGCAAACATTTTCTGATAGGACACAGGTGGTGGTGACTTGTTTGAGATTATTTGGAGTGTGTGTGAGAGCTGGAAGTAAAGCCAAAGCTCACACAGCAGAATCTGTTGTCTAGATATCTGTAGGTAAAGCCACACTGTAGGGGCTGTGGATGCAGATATCTTGCTACTCCAGTAACCTGACTCCCCCCTTGAACCTCCAAACATAGCACCATAACACTGTGTGTGTTTCCACTCTGGAATGCCATTGTAATAAACTGTTGTCTGGCTTGTAGTGCCCACAAAGAGCTGTGCACCTCTCCCCAAAAGCACATGAAGTGACAGCCTTGCTGGACAGGGATCAAGGACAACAGAATGGGAGAAGAGGTGCTGAATGCCAATTCATTTTCCTGTCTTCCTTCAACAGGTTCAGCGGTACTGTGAGAAGAGCCTCATCAGCAGGAAGGTACTTGCCCTGTCAGCAGTGTTCCAATACTGTTTCACACGTGGAGTTTGAGATGGAAGATGCAGCAGCTGGGTTGGAGCTTGTCTTCTCCACCCTGTTCTGCAAACAAAATGGTTCCTGTAGCAAGTACTATGTGGACAGATTAACTTTTGCTTATCCAGAAAAGAAATATACAATGTGGTGTACCATGGTATTCTGTGGGTGCCAGTTCTGTGCTGCTTGGCCTCAAATTTCCCAGCCAAGTGAGGCTGCATTGCACTGAAAGAACAGACGTCAGAgacttgttttgctttggattCAGTGGGTGGAGGAAGGTAATGGGAGCTGATACATTCTGATTAGGTTGGTGTGTGACCACCTACTAAGGAACTTAATTCGTGGCAGGCCAGCAAACCtgcctttattttctctgtttcctgcTGTTGGTAGTCTCAATCTTTCTGGCTTTTGCTTGGCagctttttgggtttgtggAGCGATATGGGGGCCCTGCCTCAGCTGTGAAGATCAACAAGGAAAACCAGAAGGTGGCTGGTTTGCAGAACTTTCTTCTGACCCTTCAGCAGGGATCTGATAAGGAGGGTGAGTTCAGGCATCTTCTCCTCGTGCATCTGTGGGCGGTGAGGATGTGGAACCTGCATCTCTCTGCATGAGGGAAGGGGAGAAGCAAATTTGCAGAATGAGAGACTGAAGGTGTCCTGCATGGGTGTTTTTTAACAGCTCTCACTAGCTGACCTAGGCAACTGTTCATTTGATTGGTGAGGAGGTCCCTTTCAAGCTGAATGATGTAATTCACACCACATGCACTCAAGCTTTGCACTTTTGTGACCTGCAGGCTCTGGGACATGGGCTACTGTGTGTAGTAGCACTGCTTAGTGGTGCCATCCACAAAAAAACagatctttctttcttttttttaatttagcaaTGAGATAGAATTTGTTTCCCCCTTTAATGGATCTTTGTTCTCTGCTTGCAGATGTAGGCCAGGTATTGTGTTCCTGTAGAGCATGTTTTGTGCTTAGCTCCTGTCTTTAGAAGTGTAGCCTAAGATGCctgtctctgctttcctttttggGCCAGCAGGTaccccccagagccctcccGTGGAGGCTGAGCATGACCAGCTCCGAACAGCCTCTCCACTGATGCAGATTGAAGGATTTCTCTCAGCCCTCACAAATGCAAACCAAGATGGCAGAGTCATTTTCAACAGGCAAGGTACTGGAAAGGGTGAGCTGGGGAGAGATGGCATGAGTCAGTCACAAGCAGGGTGCTTCACTGGTACTGAGGGAGGAGATACAAGAGGCTGTGGGGAAACCTGCAGCAACATTTGTGCCGTCTGTGATGTAGGCTGGCCAGCTTGGTCTGTCTGAGGATGCTTATGACCCCCTGGGAGTTTTTAACCGAGGGCATTGGGGCCAGGGTTTGCAGAGGTCTGCTCCCTCTTTGGATGTCAGTTTTTGTCCTCCTTGTTGTACAGCTCCAGGGAGATTAGGAAGCAGAAGGTAATTTCCAGATTGGCAttacctgctgctgcctctctgtATTGACTAGCAAGTCCTTACTTTGAGAGGTGGGGACCTGCCAGAGTGCCCATGTCAGGAGGACTCTCATATCCCTGACTATGTGTCACAACTAGCTCCTGAATgctcttccctgcttttcccaggcaCAGTGGGTCAGAGCAGCCTCAAATTCCTCTTGCTGAATCCAGCTGTCCACTTTGCCAAGGTTGTGGAAGAATGCCGTGCTGTCATCATTGCCGGAGGCACCATGCAGCCGGTGAGGGAATAAGGACgctgtgctgggaaaaggagGTCGGTGGTGCTGTCTACCAGCCGGGGTGGAAAGaaagcagccaggctgagctcatGGTAGAACTAGCACGGGGAGCAGTTGGAGGAGCTGGTGATGCATGCAtagctctgcagggccagggatTCCCCCGGAATCTTTGCCCAAAGTGTGGGCagatggtgctgctgctctgctgttggcctgggctggggctgcccttgACAGCAGCGCTGGTGCTGCATGTGTGAAGCTTTTTTGGAACACTGGCACTTAACTTGTCTTAGTTTTGTGGATCTTAGGTGGCTGACTTCcgagagcagctgctgtgctgtgctggcgTGGACCCTGCCCGTATTGTGGAGTTCTCCTGTGGTGAGTGTGCTGGGCCggcagggagggctcagcaGCTGCAAGGGCTGCAGTTTGCCTTTAACATTCTTCTGTCAGCACTCAAAGCAATGTGGCATCTTTTCTACAAATCAAGGCAGCAAAGGGGCTGTGTGAGTTCCCTTTCACTCTGAGCTTACCCTGTGGTCATGACTGGTATTAGCAGGCATGTGCCACACCTTCTTCCCAGGGGCTGAGGGGATGGAAGCTGGAACAGCTGAGTGACTTAGGCACTTTGGCAAATGTTTGCCTCTGTCCCTTACATGCAATTAAAGTTCTTCAGCTCATGAGGtttgtgccagcagcagtgatgtTGACTCTCAGTACTTGTTTTTGTCTCCAGGACATGTGATTcctccagaaaatattttacccCTCATCCTCTGCAGTGGTCCTTCCAACCAGGAGCTGGAGTTCACTTACCAGACCAGAGACCTGCCTCAGATGGTCAGTTTGTCCTCTGTTCCCTTTCTTGGGAtctctttttttgcttcatgtGCTTATATTTTGGGGCGGGGTACACACTCTGTTTAAGAGCTGGGGTGAGCAAAAGCCATGGCAAGGGAAATCCCAAAccacagaagcagctgcaggtgtTTTGGTCCTTCTTTCTGTGACAGGCCAGCAAGCACCCAAGGCCAGACACTAAgtctgctctgcccctgctgaaCCTCAGCCAGATGTGCTAACCAGCTCTCAACCTCTCTTTTAGTGGCACAGCTGCCATCCACTGAGGGAAGCCTCCTTTCCTGAACAACCACAGCTCCACAGCTGTAACAGAAACCGTGGGCTAGGGAAGAAGGCTAAGCAGTGAAGAGCTTTTTAGTGATGCCCAGCTCCCCTTGGGAGTTCTCACAGACCTGGCACGTTTCTcacatttttcccttcccttaGTCATGTCATAAGGGAGGTGTGATCCTGGGATTGAACATAGAATTAGAGTGGCATTAACTGGCGCTCCTGTCAGCTGCAATATGCTCTCATCTCTCTTGCAGATGGATGAGACAGGTCGAATCCTTTGCAACCTGTGCAATGTGATCCCAGGAGGTGTGGTGTGCTTCTTCCCCTCCTATGAATATGAGAAGCAGGTGTACGGACACTGGGAGAAGACAGGGCTGCTCTCCCGCCTCTCAGCCAAGAAGAAGGTGATTGTGCAGCCTGGGAAGTTGGTACTTTCCATGGAGGTGTCAAAACCCAGACAATTCCACATGCATTCCAGGCCTCTCTCTGAGTTGTTCCCATAGTCTGCACAGCAGAACAGAATGGATGTTTATCCAGCTAATCCCTCCAGTAACAAATAAATCATACTGCCTGGgtggctgagcactgagctgtgaTCTAAATGAGATTGATTGCAGCTATACATTCCAGAAGTGCACAGTCTGTGTAACAGCCTTGGGGGTAGACAGTCTTTGCTTTCCATAGCCAGCAAGCTTGTTCTCTCGTGCCTGGGGTGGGGCTGTTCAGGTTGAGCTCCTACAGGGAATTAGTTTTTCCCAGGCTCATCTGGGTCCCTTGAGCACCGACCAGCACAGGCAAGGGCTAGGTAGAGTGATACAACGCTGCAGTTCATAAGACAAATAGCATTTTACTATCTGCTTGAAGTAGAGGTGAGAACTGGAAGACTAGCAACAGTGAGTCCTGTTGAAGGAGCAGTGAGAAGCATTAAATAGGGATATCAGTGCAAATATAAAATCTTTGCACTGACTCACACGAAAGCTGGGTATTGAAAGTCACCAGATTCATAGGTGCAAGAGGTGCACAttgcttttctgcctctcagctCTTGGATGACTTGTGCAATACTGCAAGAAGTTACAAGTCTGCCAAAGCTGAAAGGGAATgttggaggggcaggaggagctgctgctcccttcagAGGCCATCTGAAAAGAACTGTAGTGCATTTTCAGGGTGGAGGGAAGGTACTGGTTAAGTTAGTTTTTCAGGCACTTTTCCCTTCTGTGACTTCAGTTTCATATGCTGTTGAATGGCACAGGGATAAAAtgatttgctttctttaaactgtttgctttctgttgCTGTAACTGATGAACTGTGCCTGACAGATCTTTCAGGAGCCGAAGAAAGCCAACCAGGTGGAGCAGGTGCTGGTGGAATATGCCAAGTGCATAAAGGTAAGCTGAGCAGGCAGGCTGGTGGGAGTGTGGCAGCCCAGGAGGGAATGCTGCAAAGGAGGGCACTTGGAACAAGGAAAAAGGGCTCTAGCCTAGGTGTGGGAGTGtttctgaagcacagaaatCTTCCCAGCTATGGTTTAAGTTGCTGGTCCCTCTCCTGCAGCGCTGCAGCCAGACAGGAGGACAGATGACAGGGgccctgctgctttctgtagTTGGAGGCAAAATGAGTGAAGGGATAAATTTCTCCGATGACCTGGGAAGGTAAGGTAACTGCTCCTTGGAAAGCCATCTTTCCAAGGCTGGGATGTAGTGATGGACATATCAGTAATTGCATAGACAGAAAATCCTGGGGGTCCTGTGACTTAGCTGATGCTCAAAGTAACATGAGGGTCTGCTGGGTGGTGTAAAACCTGCCTGTCCAGGCCCCTCTTCCAGTGAATAATGCAGTTAGGCTTGCTGTGCTGGAAAACTGCTTTGTTCTGGCACCCTGAATCccgctgcagctctgctcagcacgTGCTTGTCAGACTGCTGTGCTTTATTACTGCTTTTAGTTTGCAGGGCTGGCAGTCTTTCAGGGGTGCAGTAACCTCTAATTTATCTATTGGCGAAGTGCTCTAGGATAAGACATTAAGAATAATGCAGTCCTCCCGTGCAGGTGTGTGATTATGGTGGGAATGCCTTACCCCAACATTAGATCTCCAGAACTCCAGGAAAAAATGACTTGGCTTGACAAAACCATGGTAAGAGCCACTTACACCTCTGTCTCTTTCAATTCTACTTTATAGTACTAACTTTCCAGCACATGAGTCCCAGAGCTGCCTtcagaggttttattttctttgagcTTGCCCTCATTTCCCAGACAGGGTGCTACTGAGAGcacagccttctccaggctgctcctgaaCAGGTCTAAAACGCAGGGAGGAAGTTTGGTGGAGGGAAATGCCACCAGGACTTGCTGGCATCTCTGAGTTCCAAGGGGAGCAAGGACCCTCCAAGCCAGTGGGGGTGCCAGGGTGGTAGAAGCTGCTTGCTAGGATCATCTGTCCCTTCTCACTGCTCACTGCAGGTGCTGTTCCTGGGGACAGATTTCTGCCTTCAAGGGGACCTTGGGCTGGCTCTTTGTGAATACTCAACATGCTTTTCTGACTGCAGCCTTTCTTCTGTCCCTCCTTACTCTCAGCTTGGGCTCTGCCTGGCTCACCCTGCAGGAGTAAAAGTACTCACCTCACTTTGTCATTAAGACTTGCCAATTTGATTTACATCTGCCTTGTGTTCAGACTTGcctgtttcttctttccagcccagagctggtggCCAGGCACCGAGCAGAGTGCTGATTGAAAACCTGTGCATGAAGGCAGTAAACCAGTCGATAGGTAATTCATCCTTCCTTGGGTGGGCTGGGGGATATGAAATACACTGAAGGAGGAGGGTAGGAAAAAGGATGCATTGCAGATGATGGGAACATGATCTTCCTTGCCTGAGAACAAACAAGTGGCTGGGCCATTGTTTGTGTTTATGCTCTGTACAGGCAGAGCCATTCGCCATCAGCAGGACTTTGCAAGCATCGTGCTCCTGGATCACAGGTACGCGCGCCCTGCCATCTTCAACAAACTGCCCCAGTGGATCAGGGAGAGGACCCAGGTGAAACCTGCCTTTGGATCTGCGTTTGCCGAGCTAAGAAAGGTCAGAACTCGTCATATCTTGTGTCCTGCTACCAACACTGTTCCGCACTGTCCTTGTCTGGACCTTTTCCAAGCCTTCCCTTTAGAGTAAGGGCAAGGACAAACTGCCTGCTTTTGTGTGTTCCCAGTTCCACCGAGGCAAGCTGGAAGCTTTGTGAGGTGAAGCAGAGAGCACATGCTATTTGTCATTGTGACTTACATCTCTGAAGACTAGGTAAAGTTACACAAgttgctgcttttctgctccTTGGACTTCATAAAATCTCTGCCTTCTGCCTCCTTTGTGGATGTTTTCTGTTCGGTATCCGAGTGCTATGATGGTGAGACAGCCTTCAGCACCCAGCCAGGAGGGAAACTGGCTGTAGGTCTGAGGCAGCTGAAGACAATAACAGCAGGCACCTACTTGTTTACAGCTgtgaaggttttatttaaattgattAAATACTTTTCATAAAAACACTCCAGTATGGcaagtattattattattatttcacgattataagccgcaccattttgtttaaaattttgcttccccccccggaaatgtggcttacactcaggagcggctaataagtgaaaaattttctgaaatttccaaccccgaaaatgccagccagggtgctgagctgagcacctgccagtaaaacctgggattacgcgattgttacaaattggttactatgttgtgcggcgggtggaggcgggctccgtgccagGGGAGGGAGGCGAGGGG
This genomic interval from Catharus ustulatus isolate bCatUst1 chromosome 4, bCatUst1.pri.v2, whole genome shotgun sequence contains the following:
- the DDX11 gene encoding ATP-dependent DNA helicase DDX11 isoform X2: MESGGTGNTGMESGGTESSGLESVAAPGRFPFPYTPYGIQEQFMQALYGALDAGRVGIFESPTGTGKSLSLICGALSWLRDWQEKRRQEEEQLLRPQRARADSADTAGQPDWVTAFVQEKQERDRVDRLKEEHIRRKKREDALEKIRHNVQLKYAAKRKRCEEDEAKRLLQLSKEALSQGGGEGVLDQLDHNEEELILAEYESDDEKKVVSGLEDDDDDLEEEHVTKIYYCSRTHSQLSQFVREVQKSPFGKDTRLVSLGSRQNLCVNEEVRRLGALQLINDRCMEMQKNKHEKKSDEENEGKKRRVSRTVCPFYSYEQMQFLRDEVLVEVKDIEQLVSLGRETKACPYYGSRFAIPAAQLVVLPYQMLLHEPTRNAAGIKLKDQIVIIDEAHNLIDTITCIHSAEVSGSQLCCAHSQLSQYMERYRKRLKAKNLMYIKQILYLLERFVAMLGGNVNQNPGCQAVSQTGTVLKTINDFLFQSQTDNINLFKVQRYCEKSLISRKLFGFVERYGGPASAVKINKENQKVAGLQNFLLTLQQGSDKEGTPQSPPVEAEHDQLRTASPLMQIEGFLSALTNANQDGRVIFNRQGTVGQSSLKFLLLNPAVHFAKVVEECRAVIIAGGTMQPVADFREQLLCCAGVDPARIVEFSCGHVIPPENILPLILCSGPSNQELEFTYQTRDLPQMMDETGRILCNLCNVIPGGVVCFFPSYEYEKQVYGHWEKTGLLSRLSAKKKIFQEPKKANQVEQVLVEYAKCIKRCSQTGGQMTGALLLSVVGGKMSEGINFSDDLGRCVIMVGMPYPNIRSPELQEKMTWLDKTMVLFLGTDFCLQGDLGLALCEYSTCFSDCSLSSVPPYSQLGLCLAHPAGVKPRAGGQAPSRVLIENLCMKAVNQSIGRAIRHQQDFASIVLLDHRYARPAIFNKLPQWIRERTQVKPAFGSAFAELRKVRTRHILCPATNTVPHCPCLDLFQAFPLE